The following are encoded together in the Desulfovibrio desulfuricans DSM 642 genome:
- the hypB gene encoding hydrogenase nickel incorporation protein HypB, translating into MQIPVVRNVLEANEKMADNVRRLLTEKGILSLNLISSPGAGKTTLLERTLSDLAGEFRMAVVEGDLQTDNDARRVAATGAQAVQINTDGGCHLDSNMILTSLESLDLTGVDILFIENVGNLVCPVEFDCGEDAKVALLSVAEGDDKPEKYPLLFNLAKAMVLNKVDLLPYVDFDLARARNFATKLNKELDIFEVSCRKGDGLEGWYNWLRSMRAAKKEGRL; encoded by the coding sequence ATGCAAATTCCTGTGGTTCGCAATGTATTGGAAGCCAACGAAAAAATGGCCGATAACGTGCGTCGGCTGCTTACCGAAAAAGGAATATTGTCGCTGAATCTCATCAGCTCGCCCGGCGCGGGCAAAACCACCCTGCTGGAACGCACCCTGAGCGATCTGGCCGGAGAATTCCGCATGGCGGTGGTGGAAGGCGACCTCCAGACAGATAACGATGCCCGCCGCGTTGCCGCCACAGGCGCGCAGGCCGTGCAGATCAATACAGACGGCGGCTGCCACCTCGACAGCAACATGATTCTGACCTCGCTGGAAAGCCTTGACCTTACCGGCGTGGATATTCTTTTTATTGAAAACGTGGGCAATCTGGTGTGCCCAGTGGAATTTGACTGCGGCGAAGACGCCAAGGTCGCCCTGCTGAGCGTTGCCGAAGGTGACGACAAGCCGGAAAAATACCCCCTGCTGTTCAACCTTGCCAAGGCAATGGTGCTCAACAAGGTCGACCTGCTGCCCTACGTGGATTTTGACCTTGCACGCGCCCGCAATTTTGCCACAAAGCTCAATAAAGAGCTGGATATCTTTGAGGTTTCGTGCCGCAAGGGCGATGGCCTTGAAGGCTGGTACAACTGGCTGCGGAGCATGCGCGCCGCCAAGAAGGAAGGCAGGCTTTAA
- a CDS encoding SPOR domain-containing protein, protein MPPATRQPSSDQANDKKCLCLRPSSLLAAGFLVVAAVVLAYLGGVMSGRAYWKAHPQPIAARSGMSGASAPSSATAPDDDPHALGGDQAPGADEGTSEPKQKVLAAEELRFARVLRNDAATGDAPLKPLPPMTPVQPKPAGVAQAGVAPAPQGAAQGGAAGQQAAPGGIARPQTSGMYDYVFQVGAFKDADAVDSLRQRLEGRGMRTKMERSGKLYVVLVLLRGDEARAAEVLRSTEGMGLGKPIQRSRKPVLQQ, encoded by the coding sequence ATGCCTCCTGCTACCCGTCAGCCTTCATCGGATCAGGCAAATGATAAGAAATGCCTGTGCCTGCGCCCTTCATCCTTGCTGGCGGCGGGCTTCCTGGTGGTGGCGGCAGTGGTGCTGGCATACCTTGGCGGGGTTATGAGCGGCAGGGCCTACTGGAAGGCGCATCCGCAACCCATTGCGGCCAGGTCGGGCATGTCTGGGGCAAGCGCCCCTTCGTCCGCAACCGCGCCGGACGATGACCCGCATGCCCTGGGCGGCGATCAAGCCCCCGGCGCAGATGAGGGAACAAGCGAACCCAAGCAAAAGGTGCTGGCCGCCGAGGAACTGCGCTTTGCCAGAGTGCTGCGCAACGATGCCGCCACGGGCGATGCCCCGCTCAAACCCTTGCCGCCCATGACGCCGGTGCAGCCCAAACCTGCCGGCGTGGCTCAGGCCGGGGTTGCGCCAGCACCGCAAGGGGCCGCGCAGGGCGGCGCGGCAGGGCAGCAGGCGGCCCCGGGGGGCATTGCAAGGCCGCAGACATCTGGAATGTACGATTATGTGTTTCAGGTGGGAGCATTCAAGGATGCGGATGCTGTGGACTCTTTGCGTCAGCGTCTGGAGGGCAGGGGAATGCGTACAAAGATGGAGCGCTCGGGCAAACTCTATGTGGTGCTGGTGTTGTTGCGCGGCGATGAGGCCAGAGCCGCAGAGGTGCTGCGCTCCACAGAAGGCATGGGGCTGGGCAAGCCCATACAGCGCAGCCGTAAACCAGTGCTGCAACAGTAA
- a CDS encoding DUF1254 domain-containing protein yields the protein MLRSTCNRIVDFSGFVVQAKRAALQCSAQAFNNTGGIMTNHSPVFSIARVMRVTAMLALTLILCAPVSPAAQQPKEFPDAATVENIAAQGFVYGLPIVMHYAVTYEYSVDTKSPQYKAPFNALRNGARVFTYKDTVVITPNSDTPYSFACLDLRAEPVVITVPKDTDGRYFSVQLVDANTFNFGYIGSRTTGNGGGSYLVAGPEWKGTAPAGMQVFRSNAQFAMALFRTQLFNPADIENVLKFQTGYAVKPLSAFLGQTPPPALPMPPFPNIGQDFVKPEFFDYLAFALQFAPAGPEETSLRAQLASIGVVAGKPFVFDALPKDAQAALLRGLQKGAGMVDAAVTRPGIRVNGWKMSSPFGNREYFHGNWLIRAAGAKAGIYGNDAEEAVYPMTKTLADGSPLDGSKHKYRMTIPAGQYPPAKAFWSVTMYDGNTQLLIKNPIDRYLINSPMLPDMKKNPDGSLTILIQRDSPGKAHESNWLPAPDGPIFLVMRLYWPETEGLSVLPLGKGTWQPPKVELND from the coding sequence ATGCTGCGCAGCACATGCAATAGAATAGTTGATTTCAGCGGGTTTGTGGTGCAAGCAAAAAGAGCGGCACTGCAATGCAGCGCTCAGGCCTTTAACAATACCGGGGGCATCATGACAAACCATTCGCCTGTTTTCAGCATCGCCAGGGTTATGAGGGTTACAGCGATGCTTGCACTCACCTTGATCCTGTGCGCTCCGGTCAGCCCCGCCGCGCAACAGCCGAAAGAATTTCCCGATGCCGCTACGGTAGAAAACATCGCCGCTCAAGGCTTTGTTTACGGCCTGCCTATAGTAATGCACTACGCAGTTACCTATGAATACTCCGTTGACACAAAGTCCCCGCAGTACAAAGCGCCCTTCAACGCCCTGCGCAACGGGGCGCGGGTGTTCACCTACAAGGATACCGTGGTCATCACGCCCAACAGCGACACGCCCTACTCCTTTGCCTGCCTTGACCTAAGAGCCGAACCGGTGGTCATTACCGTGCCGAAGGACACGGACGGACGGTATTTCAGCGTGCAGCTTGTGGACGCCAATACTTTCAACTTTGGCTACATCGGCAGCAGAACAACGGGCAACGGCGGGGGCAGCTATCTTGTCGCAGGGCCGGAATGGAAGGGCACAGCGCCTGCGGGCATGCAAGTGTTCCGCTCCAATGCGCAGTTTGCCATGGCCCTGTTCCGCACCCAGCTGTTCAATCCCGCAGATATTGAAAATGTGCTGAAATTCCAGACAGGTTACGCCGTAAAACCCCTCTCGGCCTTTTTGGGGCAAACACCGCCCCCGGCGCTTCCCATGCCGCCCTTCCCCAATATCGGGCAGGATTTTGTAAAGCCGGAATTTTTTGATTATCTGGCCTTTGCGCTGCAATTTGCCCCGGCCGGGCCGGAAGAAACCTCTCTCCGCGCCCAGCTTGCCAGTATTGGCGTCGTTGCGGGCAAACCTTTTGTGTTTGATGCCCTGCCCAAGGATGCGCAGGCAGCACTGCTGCGCGGCCTGCAAAAAGGCGCGGGCATGGTCGATGCCGCCGTCACAAGGCCGGGTATTCGCGTGAACGGCTGGAAGATGAGTTCTCCCTTTGGCAACAGGGAGTACTTTCACGGTAATTGGTTGATCCGGGCAGCCGGGGCCAAGGCGGGCATTTACGGCAATGATGCCGAAGAAGCCGTTTATCCCATGACCAAAACTCTGGCCGATGGCAGCCCGCTTGACGGAAGCAAGCACAAGTACCGCATGACCATTCCCGCCGGGCAGTACCCTCCGGCCAAGGCTTTCTGGTCTGTGACCATGTACGACGGCAATACCCAGTTGCTCATAAAGAATCCCATCGACCGCTATCTGATCAATTCCCCCATGCTGCCGGACATGAAAAAGAATCCCGATGGCTCGCTTACCATCTTGATCCAGCGCGATTCTCCTGGCAAAGCGCACGAGAGCAACTGGCTGCCAGCGCCGGACGGCCCGATCTTTCTTGTAATGCGCCTGTACTGGCCTGAAACCGAAGGGCTCTCCGTGCTGCCGCTGGGCAAGGGAACCTGGCAGCCCCCCAAGGTGGAATTGAACGACTGA
- a CDS encoding efflux RND transporter periplasmic adaptor subunit, with protein MTVPRKVLGLGAALAVLLAVFLLWQWLRHDGDQLVLYGNVDIRQVDLSFRVNGRIASVLVDEGDAVVPGQALARIDDDLLTQQRDQAAAELERQQASLLRLERGYRVEEIAQARAAVSGSAALAENAQINLNRVAAMRVSNAISQKDLDNARAQYSEASAKLRSNQDQLDMLLSGYREEEVLAQKAAVAAAAAALNHAEIQLRDAVLAAPQKGIVLTRAREAGAIVQAGQTVYTLTLTDPLWLRAYVDEPNLGRVKPGMPVKILVDAAPGKSFSGTVGFISPTAEFTPKTVETREVRTALVYRLRVQAQDPENVMRQGMPVTIILQDTPAP; from the coding sequence ATGACTGTCCCCCGTAAGGTTTTGGGCCTTGGCGCGGCTTTGGCTGTGCTGCTGGCTGTTTTTTTGTTGTGGCAGTGGCTGCGGCACGATGGCGATCAGCTTGTGCTGTACGGCAATGTGGACATACGGCAGGTTGACCTGAGCTTTCGAGTTAACGGGCGCATTGCAAGTGTGCTTGTTGACGAAGGCGATGCCGTTGTCCCCGGTCAGGCACTGGCCAGGATTGATGATGATCTGCTGACCCAGCAGCGCGATCAGGCCGCCGCCGAGCTTGAAAGGCAGCAGGCCTCCCTGTTGCGTCTTGAGCGAGGCTACCGCGTGGAAGAAATCGCTCAGGCCCGCGCTGCGGTGAGCGGCTCTGCCGCCCTGGCTGAAAACGCGCAGATCAACCTGAATCGCGTGGCGGCCATGCGCGTTTCCAACGCCATTTCGCAAAAAGATCTGGACAACGCCCGCGCCCAGTACAGCGAGGCCAGCGCCAAGCTGCGTTCCAATCAGGACCAGCTGGACATGCTGCTCTCCGGCTACCGGGAAGAGGAAGTGCTGGCGCAAAAGGCGGCGGTGGCCGCTGCCGCCGCAGCCCTCAATCATGCGGAAATCCAGTTGCGCGATGCCGTGCTTGCCGCGCCGCAAAAGGGCATTGTACTCACCCGCGCCCGCGAGGCCGGGGCCATAGTGCAGGCCGGGCAGACCGTGTACACCCTCACCCTTACCGACCCCCTGTGGCTGCGGGCCTATGTGGACGAACCCAATCTGGGACGCGTCAAACCCGGCATGCCTGTTAAGATTCTGGTGGACGCGGCGCCGGGAAAAAGCTTTTCCGGCACGGTGGGCTTTATTTCGCCCACGGCGGAATTTACCCCCAAGACCGTTGAAACGCGCGAGGTGCGCACGGCTCTGGTCTACCGGCTGCGCGTGCAGGCGCAGGATCCGGAAAACGTCATGCGGCAGGGCATGCCCGTGACCATCATTTTGCAGGATACGCCCGCGCCATGA
- a CDS encoding ATP-binding cassette domain-containing protein, with product MSGSAPDAQAVCLEGLVMRFGKGREAVTALDGVNAVIPAGRITGLVGPDAAGKTTLMRIMAGLMPPSEGRANLFGQSPAELMRSQPNSIGYMPQRFGLYEDISVMANMRLHASLRGLEGAERDRVFEKLLGFTSLAPFTERLAGRLSGGMKQKLGIACALLGSPRLLLLDEPGVGVDPQSRRELWRMVQDLSQGGMTVVWSTAYLDEAERCPGVVMLDSGRVLFAGPPEELTARAEGRVFLLRADAGTHKKELTLWTMRPGIEDALIQGSRIRLVLAANAPDDLRREVLARGGEAVSPRLEDAYMSAVGGINQSPSPYGKLHVAHNGGNHSGIQDSDDGRIDLAPSAAASPDVVLSASPTASGPLFSISARNLTKRFGAFVAARDISFDVRPGEIFGLLGPNGAGKSTTFRMLCGLSRPTSGSCAVDGVDLLSAGSEARSRLGYMAQKFSLYPDIPVRENITIFAELYGLSRERRNALLPELAEALELQPYLRSRTGSLPLGQKQRLALLCATLHEPPVLFLDEPTSGVDARTRRDFWKHISAMTTAGAAVLVTTHFMEEAEYCDRIALIYRGAMISMGTPDELKASCTEVEDPTLEEAFIANIERYDREHPQ from the coding sequence ATGAGCGGCAGCGCCCCCGATGCCCAGGCCGTCTGTCTGGAGGGGCTGGTCATGCGCTTCGGCAAGGGGCGCGAGGCCGTCACCGCTCTGGACGGCGTGAACGCGGTCATCCCCGCCGGGCGCATCACCGGACTGGTGGGGCCTGACGCGGCGGGCAAAACCACGCTCATGCGCATCATGGCGGGCCTTATGCCGCCAAGCGAGGGGCGCGCAAACCTCTTTGGGCAAAGCCCGGCAGAGCTAATGCGCAGCCAGCCCAACAGCATTGGCTACATGCCGCAGCGCTTTGGCCTGTATGAGGATATTTCCGTCATGGCCAACATGCGGCTGCATGCCAGCCTGCGCGGGCTTGAAGGGGCAGAGCGCGACCGCGTGTTTGAAAAGCTGTTGGGATTCACCAGCCTGGCCCCTTTTACCGAGCGCCTTGCGGGCAGATTGTCTGGCGGCATGAAGCAGAAACTGGGCATTGCCTGCGCCCTGCTGGGTTCGCCACGCCTGCTGCTTCTTGACGAGCCCGGCGTGGGCGTTGACCCGCAGTCGCGCCGCGAACTCTGGCGCATGGTGCAGGATCTGAGTCAGGGGGGCATGACTGTTGTGTGGTCCACCGCCTATCTGGACGAGGCCGAGCGCTGCCCCGGCGTGGTCATGCTGGACAGTGGCCGCGTACTGTTTGCCGGGCCGCCGGAGGAACTCACCGCGCGGGCCGAAGGGCGGGTTTTTCTGCTGCGGGCTGATGCGGGGACGCATAAAAAGGAATTGACCCTCTGGACCATGCGCCCTGGCATTGAAGATGCCCTTATTCAGGGCAGCCGCATCCGGCTGGTGCTGGCGGCAAATGCCCCTGACGATCTGCGGCGCGAGGTGCTGGCCCGTGGCGGCGAGGCCGTGTCCCCACGGCTGGAAGACGCCTATATGAGCGCAGTAGGGGGCATCAACCAGAGTCCTTCGCCCTACGGCAAACTGCATGTGGCCCACAACGGCGGCAACCACTCCGGCATTCAGGACAGCGATGATGGCCGTATCGATCTTGCGCCCTCGGCGGCGGCTTCGCCAGATGTAGTTTTGTCCGCTTCTCCCACTGCTTCCGGCCCGCTTTTTTCCATCTCGGCCCGCAACCTCACCAAACGGTTTGGCGCATTTGTGGCGGCCCGCGATATTTCCTTTGATGTGCGGCCCGGCGAAATTTTTGGCCTGCTCGGGCCAAACGGGGCGGGCAAGTCCACCACATTCCGTATGCTCTGCGGGCTTTCGCGCCCCACATCCGGCAGTTGCGCCGTGGACGGGGTAGATCTGTTGAGCGCGGGCAGCGAGGCCCGCTCACGCTTGGGCTACATGGCGCAGAAGTTCTCTTTGTACCCGGATATTCCCGTGCGTGAAAACATCACCATTTTTGCCGAGTTATACGGCCTGTCCAGGGAGCGGCGCAACGCCCTTTTGCCCGAACTGGCCGAGGCACTGGAATTGCAGCCCTATCTGCGCAGTCGCACAGGATCATTGCCGCTGGGGCAAAAGCAGCGGCTGGCCCTGCTGTGTGCCACCCTGCACGAGCCGCCCGTGCTGTTTCTTGACGAGCCGACCTCTGGCGTGGACGCGCGCACCCGCCGGGATTTCTGGAAGCACATTTCCGCCATGACCACAGCCGGGGCCGCTGTGCTGGTGACGACCCACTTCATGGAAGAGGCGGAATACTGCGACCGCATCGCGCTGATCTATCGCGGAGCCATGATCAGCATGGGGACGCCGGACGAACTCAAGGCATCCTGCACAGAGGTGGAAGACCCCACGCTGGAAGAAGCCTTTATTGCCAACATTGAAAGATACGACAGGGAGCATCCGCAGTAG
- a CDS encoding ABC transporter permease: MLRNIWLRQLFALVGKEFQQIMRDPSSYLVAGVLPFIFLLLFGYGITLDAGVLRLGVLNQSGGRHSLSLAADFAHSPWFATRPVGTMADAGRMMRDSVVQGILVIQQDFDEQLERGSAGAVQVLVDGSEPNTAQYIQSYSQGLIMSWQRTALPDGVAAALPINIQLRFWYNPAAKSVQFLVPGAITVIMTLIGTLLTSLVFAREWERGTMEAMFATPVSRMQLLLGKLIPYFCMGMFSMALCAVAAVTLFAVPFRGSLWVLVLLASVFMLSALGQGLLISVTLRGQLVAAEAGLFSGFLPALLLSGFVFDINSMPPVLQSLTRLLPASYFNTCLRTIFLTGDVWGVFGPSLLFMGLLASVLLGLVYRNLVKRLDA, encoded by the coding sequence ATGCTACGCAACATCTGGTTACGACAGTTATTTGCCCTTGTGGGCAAGGAATTTCAGCAGATCATGCGCGATCCTTCGTCCTATCTAGTGGCCGGAGTTTTGCCGTTCATTTTTCTGCTGCTCTTTGGCTACGGCATCACGCTGGATGCGGGCGTGCTGCGGCTGGGCGTGCTGAATCAGAGCGGCGGGCGGCATTCGCTGAGCCTCGCAGCGGATTTTGCCCATTCCCCGTGGTTTGCCACGCGGCCAGTGGGCACCATGGCTGATGCAGGGCGCATGATGCGCGATTCTGTGGTGCAGGGCATACTGGTGATCCAGCAGGATTTTGACGAGCAGCTTGAGCGGGGCAGCGCCGGGGCCGTACAGGTGCTTGTGGACGGGTCAGAGCCCAATACCGCCCAATACATCCAGAGCTACAGCCAGGGGCTGATTATGTCCTGGCAGCGCACGGCCTTGCCGGATGGCGTTGCAGCAGCGCTGCCCATCAATATCCAGCTCCGCTTCTGGTACAACCCTGCCGCCAAGAGCGTGCAGTTCCTTGTGCCGGGGGCCATCACGGTCATCATGACCCTTATCGGCACCCTGCTGACCTCCCTGGTATTTGCGCGAGAGTGGGAGCGCGGCACCATGGAGGCCATGTTCGCAACGCCCGTGAGCCGCATGCAACTGCTGCTGGGCAAGCTGATCCCGTATTTCTGCATGGGCATGTTCAGCATGGCCCTGTGCGCGGTGGCGGCGGTGACGCTTTTTGCCGTGCCCTTTCGCGGCTCCCTGTGGGTGCTTGTGTTGTTGGCGTCCGTATTCATGCTGAGCGCGCTGGGGCAGGGGCTGCTGATTTCCGTAACCCTGCGCGGGCAACTGGTGGCGGCTGAAGCGGGGCTTTTCTCCGGCTTTTTGCCCGCATTGCTGCTCTCGGGCTTTGTGTTTGACATCAACAGCATGCCGCCCGTGCTTCAGTCCCTGACGCGGCTTTTGCCCGCCAGCTATTTCAATACCTGTTTGCGCACCATTTTCCTGACCGGGGACGTGTGGGGCGTGTTTGGCCCCAGCCTGCTGTTCATGGGGCTGCTAGCCTCGGTATTGCTGGGGCTGGTGTACCGCAATCTTGTCAAAAGGCTGGATGCGTGA
- a CDS encoding ABC transporter permease: protein MARITLPRLNLRRMAIIVRKELLVLLCNKVSRMLIIVPPLMQIVVFGWAATMEVRNVDVAVLNQDSGNWSREIVRRLQGSHTFRSVTFLDGEADIRPTIERQKALFVMVFDDEFSRRVDAGAPAQMQVILDGRRSNAAQIASYYLETIVRGIGESTPRGQMALGAATDAGGAPKLDVRVRCWFNPNLEFQWFFLPNLIGMLGFMLGLVVTGLSVAREREVGTFDQLLVSPATPTEIALAKLVPGCLVGLVHGTIFLLISIFGFGVPFTGSLVLLYVAMLVFAMASGGVGLMVSSLSATQQQAFLGAFTVGVPCILISGAVTPVINMPPFLQYASQLNPMRHFTTIVQGVFLKDITVAAAAVSLGKIACISAVAVGVAVWMFKRKA from the coding sequence ATGGCAAGGATAACGCTGCCCCGTCTGAACCTGCGGCGCATGGCGATCATTGTGCGCAAGGAACTGCTGGTACTGCTGTGCAACAAGGTTTCGCGCATGCTCATTATTGTGCCGCCGCTCATGCAGATTGTGGTGTTTGGCTGGGCGGCCACCATGGAAGTGCGCAATGTGGATGTGGCCGTGCTCAACCAGGACAGCGGCAACTGGAGCCGCGAGATCGTACGCAGGCTACAGGGGTCGCATACCTTCCGCAGCGTGACATTTCTGGATGGCGAGGCGGATATTCGCCCGACCATCGAGCGGCAAAAAGCCCTGTTTGTCATGGTGTTTGATGATGAATTTTCCCGCAGGGTCGATGCAGGTGCGCCAGCGCAGATGCAGGTGATACTTGACGGCAGGCGCTCCAATGCGGCGCAGATTGCCTCCTATTATCTTGAAACCATTGTGCGCGGCATTGGGGAATCCACGCCACGGGGGCAAATGGCGCTCGGCGCTGCAACTGACGCAGGCGGCGCGCCCAAGCTGGATGTGCGCGTGCGCTGCTGGTTCAACCCCAATCTGGAATTTCAGTGGTTCTTTTTGCCCAACCTTATAGGCATGCTGGGCTTTATGCTGGGGCTGGTGGTGACGGGGCTTTCCGTAGCGCGGGAGCGCGAGGTGGGCACCTTTGACCAGTTGCTGGTTTCTCCGGCCACCCCTACGGAGATCGCCCTTGCCAAACTAGTGCCGGGTTGTCTGGTGGGGCTGGTGCACGGCACAATTTTTTTGCTCATATCCATTTTCGGTTTCGGGGTACCATTTACCGGCTCTCTGGTGCTGCTCTATGTGGCCATGCTGGTTTTTGCCATGGCTTCGGGCGGGGTGGGGCTGATGGTGTCATCGCTTTCGGCCACGCAGCAGCAGGCCTTTCTGGGGGCCTTTACCGTAGGGGTGCCGTGCATTCTTATTTCCGGTGCGGTTACGCCCGTCATCAACATGCCGCCATTTTTGCAATACGCCAGCCAGTTGAACCCCATGCGGCATTTCACCACCATTGTGCAGGGGGTTTTTCTCAAAGATATAACCGTGGCTGCGGCAGCGGTAAGCCTTGGCAAGATTGCCTGCATCAGCGCGGTGGCGGTGGGCGTTGCCGTGTGGATGTTCAAGCGCAAGGCCTGA
- a CDS encoding potassium channel family protein, translating to MLKLRALRARLYENRFELLMLSLWCVFILNIVFPDNIYRGIAQAIYLPIQLLAALVLFEFKPRILRLALFFGAMLIVGRAMDLFFIKTMKEELLLLYLCFFGSIMFEVFRQISHAQMFTTKIVYAAVCGLLLIGYCGYFLFLSIEFHQPGSFNGLGAGDQAANDLFYFSYVTILTIGYGDITPKTWIAKNATVLVGFTGYLYSIVVIALIVGRAHRTPRSAVAPTKKPAPLPARSPQSSSAKKPPEA from the coding sequence ATGCTGAAACTACGAGCACTGCGCGCCCGGCTTTACGAAAATCGTTTTGAACTGCTCATGCTTTCGCTGTGGTGCGTGTTCATCCTGAACATAGTATTTCCGGACAACATATACCGGGGCATAGCGCAGGCAATCTATCTGCCCATACAGTTGCTCGCGGCTCTTGTGCTTTTTGAATTCAAACCGCGCATTCTGCGGCTCGCCCTGTTTTTCGGCGCGATGCTCATTGTGGGCCGGGCCATGGATCTGTTTTTTATCAAGACCATGAAAGAGGAATTGCTGCTGCTCTATCTGTGTTTTTTCGGCAGCATCATGTTTGAGGTATTCCGGCAGATATCCCACGCGCAAATGTTTACGACCAAAATCGTTTACGCTGCGGTGTGCGGCCTGTTGCTCATTGGCTATTGCGGCTATTTTCTGTTTCTGTCCATCGAGTTCCATCAGCCGGGTTCTTTCAATGGGCTGGGCGCGGGCGACCAAGCGGCCAACGACCTGTTTTACTTCAGCTACGTGACCATCCTCACCATCGGCTACGGAGATATCACGCCTAAAACCTGGATTGCCAAAAATGCCACAGTGCTTGTGGGTTTTACCGGCTATCTCTATTCCATTGTCGTTATTGCCCTTATCGTGGGCAGGGCCCACCGCACGCCGCGCAGCGCCGTTGCCCCCACAAAAAAGCCTGCCCCGCTGCCTGCGCGCTCTCCGCAATCATCTTCCGCCAAAAAACCGCCGGAAGCCTGA